CAGCCCGACCGCGCGGGGTATCAGGCAGGCATGGGCACACTGGCCGATGAACAGAGATGGTTGGCGAACCTTCACGAGACATTGACGTTCTGTCTGCGACACAAGCAGTTCCCACGAAAGACCGAGACCTCTCATCCCCAGGAGCGAAGGCTGGGCATCTGGCTGAGCAACCAGCGCCGCAACTTCAGCGGCCAGCTCATGCCCGGTCACCGCGCCAGCCTCATCGACAGCGTGTTGCCGGGCTGGCGCGACCGACCTCCAGGCGGCCACAAGCCGATGCCGTACACAGGCGACGGATAGGGCGGACACTGCAGCGACCGCTGACACGAGCACCGGATGAAACCACCACTGGTTTGAGCCCCCGGCCGCCGCGGGCACTGTCCCTCTACGTCCGGCCTGCGCCGGGAACTCACGCACGATGGAGGCCCCGCCGGTTGACCTACTACAGCCGGCGGGGCCGAAGCATCGACGAATTGACGCCGCCCACCGCGAGAACCCCCAGCCGGTTCCCCGGGACTCCAGGTAATACAGAACCATGGTCAGGTTCACCACGGCTGCGGGGTCGAACTGACCAGGTGACGTCCGTGGGTGATGTGGATCAGCACCGTGTTCGCAGCGGTGAGTTCGGGTTGATCATGCAGGGAGGGTGGCGGGTGTGGCTACCTCGTTGGGCCTGATGCCCTGGTCACCCGCACCTCCGGCAGACACCGCGTGGTCCTGGCCCGCCACCAACGCAACCTGCGCTGGGCGACGCGCTCCTGCGGCAGGCGTTCTGCGCGCTGGGCCAGTCACCCGGAGCCCGCGCCTACTACGACGCGCACCGAGCCTGCGGCAATACGCATTACCAAGCACTCCGAGCCCTGAGCAACCGATTGGTCGGCATCCTCGATGGCTGCGTACGCCTCCACAAGACCCCAACGAAACCCTCGCCTGGCAAGGCCGGAAAAACACAGCAGCTCTACACCTGAGCCCCGCGGGACATCTCGCTAGGGACCGAGCGGGGCCAGATCTCGGCGAGGACGTGCAGTTCATCTGCCAACCGCGTGCCAGGGTAAGTTGGACTACTCAGCGAGATCCTCCGTCGAGCCAGCCGATCAAGGTTGGCAGCTTCGCTTCCTGCTGTCCTCGGGACCCTGAGCCCGTCCAACGAGCCACCCGCTGGCGGCACACAACCAACTTCGTCGAAGGCCGCGCGCCGCCCCGACTACCAATTCTTTGGACCCATGCCCGGTAGACTCATTACCGCTACGACCGTCTCATTGAGTCACACGAGCGCGGTGAAGGACGATCGGTCATCAATGAAAAGGGAGGAATGTATGCGTAATATGAAACACGATTGGGACGCTGATCGGCAGGTGCCGGTTACCGCGCGGTCGCACATTTCTACTGTCTTCCAGCCCATCAGGGACCTGCAGTCGCTCTCTGTTGTAGCATACGAGGCTCTATCTCGCTGGCCCGAGGAAAAGTCCGCGAACCCGGGTACGATATTTGCTCGCGCTGCCGACGATGGCACAGTGGATGCACTCGACTGGCGGTGCCGACTTACCGCCATCAAGAACGCGCTACAGCTAGGTCTGACGAGAGATGTCTTCTTGTTTCTGAACGGCGAGGCGGCGGTTAGATTTGACAGATCTCCCCCATGGGGAGCAGAGCTACTGGCAGCATCTGATAAGAAATTGCAAATCGTACTGGAGTTGACCGAGCGGTCTCTATTACGGCGGCCCGCTGGGATCCTTCGTCAGGTCGCCGAGGCCCGAGACCGCGGCTGGTTGATTGCACTCGACGATGTGGGCGTCGACGAAGATTCGCTATCACTTCTAGATATTGTTGCACCTGACGTGATCAAGCTCGATATGACCTTGATCCAAAATTCACTGGAATCAGCTAGCGCACGCGCATTGGCGGCCGTGAAGGCACACGTCGAACGCTTTGGTAGTTCGGTCGTGGCAGAGGGAATCGAAACAGACGAGCACTTGGAGCGAGCCATTGCTCTCGGCGCAGACCTCGGCCAAGGATGGCTACTGGGTCGCCCTCAACCCGGTTTCACTGAAGCTTTTGGCAAAGGTGCCCATGTTTTATCAAATTCTATTCAATTTGAAGTACCCAAAACGCCGTTCGAGATGGTTGCAGACACCGGTCTTGCACGTTGTGCAAGGAAAGAATTCCTACTGGCGTTTTCTCACCATATCGAAGCTCAAGCCGTCAACGACGCGGACCCCCCTATCGTTCTGACTGCCATGCAGGATGCCAAGAATTTGACGCTCGGCACTCGGCAAAGATACAAGAGTTTGGCATCCGCGGGCTCAATAG
This genomic interval from Nakamurella alba contains the following:
- a CDS encoding sensor domain-containing phosphodiesterase yields the protein MKHDWDADRQVPVTARSHISTVFQPIRDLQSLSVVAYEALSRWPEEKSANPGTIFARAADDGTVDALDWRCRLTAIKNALQLGLTRDVFLFLNGEAAVRFDRSPPWGAELLAASDKKLQIVLELTERSLLRRPAGILRQVAEARDRGWLIALDDVGVDEDSLSLLDIVAPDVIKLDMTLIQNSLESASARALAAVKAHVERFGSSVVAEGIETDEHLERAIALGADLGQGWLLGRPQPGFTEAFGKGAHVLSNSIQFEVPKTPFEMVADTGLARCARKEFLLAFSHHIEAQAVNDADPPIVLTAMQDAKNLTLGTRQRYKSLASAGSIVAIFGQGIDASHEIPGVRLVPLESNDALRLEWTVVALGAQTAAALIGRDKGDCTSDLDRRFDFVITYDRQLVAKAARSIFLRLAI